The proteins below come from a single Longimicrobium sp. genomic window:
- a CDS encoding septum formation initiator family protein: protein MSSAVFAAVRPGANPWDPPPADRNERRARRRGALRRVFFILVMLGALASVVWRQTVGYERERQLSAVRAELSQAEAERVEVTNRIQALQTRARITRVARERLGMHVARDEEIVMLPVPATTPAPPEAP, encoded by the coding sequence GTGAGCTCCGCCGTCTTCGCCGCGGTGCGCCCCGGCGCCAACCCGTGGGACCCGCCTCCCGCCGACCGCAACGAGCGCCGCGCGCGCCGCCGCGGTGCGCTGCGCCGCGTCTTCTTCATCCTGGTGATGCTGGGCGCGCTGGCGTCGGTGGTGTGGCGGCAGACGGTGGGCTACGAGCGCGAGCGCCAGCTCTCCGCCGTGCGCGCCGAGCTCTCGCAGGCCGAGGCGGAGCGCGTCGAGGTCACCAACCGCATCCAGGCGCTGCAGACCCGCGCCCGCATCACCCGCGTCGCGCGCGAGCGCCTGGGGATGCACGTAGCGCGCGACGAAGAGATCGTGATGCTCCCCGTTCCCGCCACCACCCCGGCGCCGCCGGAGGCCCCTTGA
- the rsmH gene encoding 16S rRNA (cytosine(1402)-N(4))-methyltransferase RsmH, with protein sequence MSYDTPYHAPVLVEEAMELLRPERGGLFLDGTLGGGGHAEALLERGAEARLIGVDRDPDALAEAGTRLERFGERARRVRANFADAVQAAGVEPGALNGVLLDLGISSHQIDADARGFTFRPGAPLDMRMAQGSAGEPSAADLLAALDEEELANLFYRFGEERKSRRLAKVIAEMRREAPVDTSDRLVEAMRRGLGGRIEAADKARIFQALRIAVNDEIPSLERALESFREALAPGGVFAVMSYHSLEDRLVKNAFREWSQDCICPPQMPMCNCRGVALGETLTRKPVSASPAEIARNPRARSVRLRAWRRA encoded by the coding sequence GTGAGCTACGACACGCCGTACCACGCCCCCGTCCTGGTGGAGGAGGCGATGGAGCTGCTGCGGCCGGAGCGCGGCGGGCTCTTCCTGGACGGCACGCTGGGCGGGGGCGGGCACGCGGAGGCGCTGCTGGAGCGCGGGGCGGAGGCGAGGCTGATCGGGGTGGACCGCGATCCGGACGCGCTGGCGGAGGCGGGGACGCGGCTGGAGCGCTTCGGCGAGCGGGCGCGGCGGGTGCGCGCCAACTTCGCGGACGCGGTGCAGGCGGCGGGGGTGGAGCCGGGGGCGCTGAACGGCGTGCTGCTGGACCTGGGGATCTCGTCGCACCAGATCGACGCGGACGCGCGCGGCTTCACCTTTCGCCCCGGCGCGCCGCTGGACATGCGCATGGCGCAGGGCTCCGCCGGCGAGCCCAGCGCCGCCGACCTGCTGGCCGCGCTGGACGAGGAGGAGCTGGCGAACCTCTTCTACCGCTTCGGCGAGGAGCGCAAGTCGCGCAGGCTGGCGAAGGTGATCGCGGAGATGCGGCGGGAGGCGCCCGTGGACACCAGCGATCGGCTCGTGGAGGCGATGCGGAGGGGGCTGGGCGGGAGGATCGAGGCCGCGGACAAGGCCCGCATCTTCCAGGCGCTGCGCATCGCCGTCAACGACGAGATCCCGTCGCTGGAGCGGGCGCTGGAGAGCTTCCGCGAGGCGCTGGCGCCGGGGGGCGTCTTCGCCGTGATGTCGTACCATTCCCTCGAGGACCGGCTGGTGAAGAACGCGTTCCGTGAGTGGAGCCAGGACTGCATCTGCCCGCCGCAGATGCCCATGTGCAACTGCCGCGGCGTGGCGCTGGGCGAGACGCTCACCCGCAAGCCCGTGTCCGCCTCGCCGGCCGAGATCGCACGCAACCCGCGCGCGCGCTCCGTACGGCTGCGGGCGTGGAGGCGCGCGTGA
- a CDS encoding division/cell wall cluster transcriptional repressor MraZ, protein MTGFLGSFQHNVDEKGRLSLPASFRREGQDQPFVLVHVFPDALTLYPRSAWAEVEGRLREVLRLQPQARPWVLKVTANACEVVPDKQGRILVPQRLMDAVGIAGATLVVGAIDRIELWDPARFNAATEAPVPDAARFMHQIFG, encoded by the coding sequence ATGACCGGCTTCCTGGGAAGCTTCCAGCACAACGTCGACGAAAAGGGCCGCCTCAGCCTCCCCGCCTCCTTCAGGCGCGAGGGCCAGGACCAGCCCTTCGTGCTGGTGCACGTCTTCCCCGACGCGCTCACGCTGTACCCCCGGTCCGCCTGGGCCGAGGTGGAGGGGCGCCTGCGGGAGGTGCTCCGGCTGCAGCCGCAGGCCCGCCCCTGGGTCCTCAAGGTGACGGCCAACGCCTGCGAAGTCGTGCCGGACAAGCAGGGGCGCATCCTGGTGCCCCAGCGGCTGATGGACGCGGTGGGGATCGCCGGGGCCACGCTGGTGGTGGGCGCCATCGACCGCATCGAGCTGTGGGACCCGGCGCGCTTCAACGCCGCCACCGAGGCGCCCGTGCCGGACGCCGCGCGCTTCATGCACCAGATCTTCGGCTAG
- a CDS encoding YegS/Rv2252/BmrU family lipid kinase: MHLEIVINPSTPAAVEAIRRGAESLRAAGHEVRGHITFEAGDARRFATEAAERGAEVVVAAGGDGTINEVVNGLNDWAEAGGHDELPRLAVIPLGTANDFAGGLRVPKDPEEALAVAVEGKRYPVDLAALNGRAFLNVSSGGFGAEATDEASDEMKRILGPIAYVITGVKKFVTLTPCKARFTSGREVLHDGDFLIFAVGNAQRTGGGVRLTSAADLSDGLLDVCIVEAMTHMEFVRIAPQLRAGNHVEHEKVIYRQVRSVTVEAEVDLSVNVDGEPMSSRRFEYRMLPRQVTVMAPGPPDGAEGAEG, translated from the coding sequence TTGCACCTGGAGATCGTCATCAACCCGTCCACCCCCGCCGCCGTCGAGGCGATCCGGCGCGGGGCGGAGTCGCTGCGCGCGGCCGGCCACGAGGTGCGGGGGCACATCACCTTCGAGGCGGGGGACGCGCGCCGCTTCGCCACGGAGGCCGCGGAGCGCGGCGCCGAGGTGGTGGTGGCCGCGGGGGGCGACGGCACCATCAACGAGGTGGTGAACGGGTTGAACGACTGGGCGGAGGCAGGCGGGCACGACGAGCTGCCGCGCCTGGCGGTGATCCCGCTGGGCACGGCCAACGACTTCGCGGGGGGCCTGCGCGTCCCCAAGGATCCGGAGGAGGCGCTCGCCGTGGCGGTGGAGGGGAAGCGCTATCCGGTGGACCTGGCGGCGCTGAACGGGCGCGCCTTCCTCAACGTCTCCAGCGGCGGCTTCGGCGCCGAGGCGACGGACGAGGCGTCGGACGAGATGAAGCGCATTCTGGGCCCCATCGCCTACGTGATCACGGGCGTGAAGAAGTTCGTGACGCTCACTCCCTGCAAGGCGCGCTTCACCTCCGGCCGCGAGGTGCTGCACGACGGCGACTTCCTGATCTTCGCCGTGGGCAACGCGCAGCGCACCGGCGGCGGCGTGCGCCTCACCTCCGCCGCGGACCTCTCCGACGGCCTGCTGGACGTGTGCATCGTGGAGGCGATGACGCACATGGAGTTCGTGCGCATCGCCCCGCAGCTCCGCGCCGGCAACCACGTGGAGCACGAAAAGGTGATCTACCGCCAGGTGCGCAGCGTGACCGTGGAAGCGGAGGTGGACCTGAGCGTGAACGTGGACGGCGAGCCGATGTCGTCCCGCCGCTTCGAGTACCGCATGCTCCCCCGCCAGGTCACCGTGATGGCGCCCGGCCCGCCGGACGGCGCGGAGGGGGCGGAGGGGTAG
- a CDS encoding acyltransferase codes for MPIYPLRNLQPAADATALYDRWLGELQEALARGDDRWELCRQTLTALWYPGMAGVDPRNLPLAVQASLAQMDARNVTLEPEYYAEIDVERFYERKPLLWMWQMFDRSPMGGNVHLGVHFRRALAPYLFKRVGKNFKCFHFVEFSYGYNLEVGDDVVVHRNVLLDDRGGIVLGNGVSISDYANIYSHTHSIVDQRDVSNLQTVLGDGVRITYHATVLAGTHVGENAMVGAMAVATKDVRPYHVNVGIPAKSVRVKPNAPPEVYKVTLRSQGTASGASAAGEG; via the coding sequence ATGCCCATATATCCGCTGCGCAACCTGCAACCGGCCGCCGATGCGACCGCGCTGTACGACCGGTGGCTCGGGGAGCTGCAGGAGGCGCTCGCCCGCGGCGACGACCGCTGGGAGCTGTGCCGCCAGACGCTGACCGCGCTCTGGTATCCAGGAATGGCCGGCGTGGACCCGCGCAACCTCCCGCTCGCCGTGCAGGCGTCGCTGGCGCAGATGGACGCGCGCAACGTCACCCTGGAGCCGGAGTACTACGCCGAGATCGACGTGGAGCGCTTCTACGAGCGCAAGCCGCTGCTGTGGATGTGGCAGATGTTCGACCGCAGCCCCATGGGCGGAAACGTGCACCTGGGCGTGCACTTCCGCCGGGCGCTCGCGCCGTACCTCTTCAAGCGCGTGGGGAAGAACTTCAAGTGCTTCCACTTCGTCGAGTTCTCGTACGGCTACAACCTGGAGGTGGGCGACGACGTGGTGGTGCACCGCAACGTCCTGCTCGACGACCGCGGCGGAATCGTGCTGGGGAACGGCGTGTCGATCTCCGACTACGCCAACATCTACTCCCACACGCACTCCATCGTGGACCAGCGCGACGTCAGCAACCTGCAGACGGTGCTGGGAGACGGGGTGCGCATCACCTACCACGCCACGGTGCTGGCCGGGACGCACGTGGGGGAGAACGCGATGGTGGGCGCGATGGCGGTGGCCACCAAGGACGTGCGGCCCTACCACGTCAACGTGGGCATCCCCGCCAAGTCGGTGCGGGTGAAGCCCAACGCACCGCCCGAGGTGTACAAGGTAACGCTCCGCAGCCAGGGAACCGCCTCCGGGGCATCCGCCGCGGGAGAAGGGTGA
- a CDS encoding PTS sugar transporter subunit IIA — MELREFFNEDAIQLDLKGESKDEILKELIALLKVDEKSQGILFKMLKRRENLGSTGIGRGIAIPHCRSLVVNRLRVAFGRKTSGVDFKAIDEQPARYFFMIVAPPLEVSNQYLPVLGKIAQFSKEPDVSTRLDQLTNPLEFLALLQEKGV; from the coding sequence ATGGAACTTCGCGAATTCTTCAACGAAGACGCGATCCAGCTCGACCTCAAAGGCGAGAGCAAGGATGAGATCCTCAAGGAGCTCATCGCCCTGCTCAAAGTCGACGAGAAGTCGCAGGGGATCCTCTTCAAGATGCTGAAGCGCAGGGAAAACCTGGGCTCCACCGGAATCGGCAGGGGGATCGCCATCCCCCACTGCCGCTCGCTGGTGGTGAACCGGCTGCGCGTGGCGTTCGGCCGCAAGACATCGGGGGTGGACTTCAAGGCCATCGACGAGCAGCCGGCGCGCTACTTCTTCATGATCGTGGCGCCGCCGCTGGAGGTGTCCAACCAGTACCTGCCCGTACTGGGCAAGATCGCGCAGTTCTCCAAGGAGCCGGACGTGTCCACCCGGCTCGACCAGCTCACTAATCCTTTGGAATTCCTCGCGCTCCTTCAGGAGAAGGGCGTCTGA